GGGAAAACTGAACATTAACATATAGAATTCGGAATAATTGTTGATTTTTTAGGTGCAACAGTGGTATTGTTATTCCTGTTGAGTCTTATCTTTCAGAGATATGtggaaatatttatggatgaaatgattTGGTGtatgggatttgcttcaaaataaacgAATGGAGTGGATAAAGGGAGTGGGTGGGGCTATGAAGGAAACCAGACTGGTCAACATTGAGGTGGGTTCATGGACTTACTGTACAGTCCTCTCAGCTCTTATGTTTGGAATTCTCCACAATTAAAAGACTTAAAACAAGCAATCAACATAGAGGTGAACAACTGTTTCTATAAAGATCTAACAGGTCACAGAGAATACACATACAGTAATAGCCAATGAGTATTTGAAGATGCATAACCTCtgtcataattaaagaaatgcaaattcaactGAGGACCCATTTTGCACCTAGAGCTCGGGCAAGATGCAAAGTCTGACAGTCCACAGTGCCGACAAGGACACAGGAAACACTCAGATCTGCTGATAGTGGCTGGGAGAGACAGCCTCTTGGAGGACAATTCTGCAGCATCTATAATCATTTTCAAGACACAATTCCACTTGCAGTAGTTTACTCATCAGATATACTCGCATAAATATGCACAGAGGGATGTTCAATGTTCTTGAAGCAATGTTTGTGGTAGTAAAAACAGGAAACAACTTGAGTGTGCGACCATCAAAGAGTGGTGAATCCACACATACCAGACATCCTAGACAACCTAGAAATATTCTCGGTAATCCAGGGAGAGCCTAAGGAGATCCCCAAAGGGAAAGATGGTCATTATAAAGCTTTCCACTGCTGGTGAGTCCAAGTGCACTGGGTTCTCTGAGGAACTTTAATTACACTCAAAGGAGGCCACAATGAAGTGAATAAATGGTTTgcctcttgtttattttctgcctgTCCCTGGCTGAGAGCTGGCCCCAGCGCCAAGCCCTGCTCTAAGTGAGACTTCCGTGCTCACATTATTATCCCCACTCCCAGATGATGAAGTCACAGGGCCCCGACTCCTGAGTGACAGAGAGCAGCATCAAATCTCCCAGGGTAGCACCAAACCCTCTGTGGCCCAGGGACAAGCCAGCACATCAGGCCTGCCTTGTCCTAGACATGATGTCACCACCAGGCCTGAGAATGTCCCAGAGCTATCAGGTCCCCAGCTGAGGAGACCCCACATCCTTCACGCTCAGCCTGACAGCCCTGTCCTGGCCACTCAGAGGCTAGCAGGGTGCTGTGGCAAACAGACTTTATTCTGACCTCTCCCCAGCTCCCGGGTCCAGGTCCACATCCTGACTGGTGAGTGGGCTCACTCAGCACTCAGGAAGACCCTCTTGTGTGCAGTGTTGGTGTAGGGGTGCCAGCGCCACTCCACGTCTGCTGTGGCCTCCTGTTCCAGCGTGCCCAGACGGATCATGTACACTGGCGGAGGGGGATGAGATATGGTCACTTACACAGCCAGCATGCCCCCCACCAGATGTGAGATAAAGCCCCAAACTCACACTTCAGCTCAAAGCGAGGCCCAACCTCGGTCAGCTCCACATTGCGGTGGTTGGTCTTCTTGTACACATGGTGCCTGGGGcaaggggggcagggcaggagtgaggggaggcagggagcagcTTCGGGGTCAACAACAAACAGCACAGGGACGCAAAGGTCAGGACACCACTCGGGCCCAGCCCACTGACCCACCGGAAGGAGATGTAGTCGTGCTGGTTGGCGAAGGTGATGACCCGGCGGCTGTCATCTTTGGGCACAGGGAACAGGTAGCGGAGTATGTCGGAGACCtggggcagaaggaagaaaagtggaaaatgCCCAGCCTGGcactccaggcccccagccctcaccccacgGCCTCAGACTCACCCGCTTACCCAGGCGGGAGGAGAAGCCATGCATAATCAGATGAGGCTTGGCCTCCGACGCAGTGCCCAGGTCAGGAATGTCATGCCGCATGACCACGTTGCACAGTGTGAAATACGCGGTTGGGCCAAAGGGCAGGTGGCTGACAATGAGCCCCACTGGCGGGGCCAAGTAAGCCGTCAGAGACCCTCTGCTCCCAGCCAGCCATCATGGCAGCACCCTGCTCCCTCCCTTCAGTCTTACCAGGTGTGCCTCGATGCTCGTGGACGACCAGCAGGTCAGTGACCCCGTTGGCTTTGCAGGCTCGCACCAGCGCCCCTACCTCATGCCGGCCACGGTTCATGCGCTGGGCGCCTGGGAACACCAACTTTAGCTCCTGCATATGAACTCCCTCTGGTTAGGACTGGGGCTCCTGGGGCCTGAGCATCTCCCGCTAACCCCCATCGACTGGTACCTTTGCAAACATCTTGAGGCGGGAACTGGGATCTCGGGAAGTAGTGATCATGACCTTGGGATCCTCAACCCCTGCCCATCGATACTCATCATCCATGTGGTTGGTCACACCTGTTAGGAGCATGAGGGGCAAGAACTGACAGTGTCTAGAGAAGTGAAGTGCTAACCTGGGGTGGCCAAATCCACCTAGAACAGCACTGTCTGACGAAAGGCTCTCTACCTGCTCTGCGCCAACGGGGTGGCCCCCAGCCACACTGGCTACAAACACAAGTGTGACCAAGGAACTGAATCTttatatttgatttaattttagttcatttaaGCTGTAGTAATCACATGGAGCTAGTAGCTACCATGTTAGCACAAGTCCAGATTCTGTTAAGGCCAAAGGTATCAGGCTCCATTCCctcataacaaatatttatgtttgtGATTCCtttcatatttgttgaataatgcAGTGAATGAGATATCTGAGTGCCAATGAAGTGCTGGTAgctgaggacacagcagtgaacaaaatggacaCTGCTCTGCCCCAGCAGAGCCCACCGTCCTAGTAAGGGGGACAACCAACAGACAAAGCAAAGCAGAAAGTGGGGTAATACTgtgtcatgtaaatggaattggGAGCACTCAGGGAGAGGTCCCCTGAGGTGTCATCTGTACAGAGCCAAGAGGGCACCTGGGGGACAGTTTCAGGAGTGGGAGCCGCACAACCTTTCTTCAAGGTGTCTGAGGAATGACATGGAAGCCAGTGGGCTCAACTGCAGGGAGTGAGGCTGGCCCACAGGGTCAGGGAAGGTCACCTTCACCGCCGGCATCATCAAACTCCAGGGAACCCTGTAAGGCCAGAGCCTCCCTGCGTAACTCGGTGGGAATCAGGCGGTTCTCTGCAGAGGGAAGACAGAGGGGCTAGTGAGACACATGCATGGAGCCTTCAGTTTATACAACACTGAACAAACTTGATGGAAAAATACCCCTTTTACTCCCTTCTGAGCAGAGAGGTGATACGTAACTGGGGGGAGAGGGATGAAACTATTTTTGGCTACATGCCAACCTGCTAACAGT
This Balaenoptera musculus isolate JJ_BM4_2016_0621 chromosome 7, mBalMus1.pri.v3, whole genome shotgun sequence DNA region includes the following protein-coding sequences:
- the IMP4 gene encoding U3 small nucleolar ribonucleoprotein protein IMP4 isoform X2 → MLRREARLRREYLYRKACEEARRTAQERKDKVRRALEENRLIPTELRREALALQGSLEFDDAGGEGVTNHMDDEYRWAGVEDPKVMITTSRDPSSRLKMFAKELKLVFPGAQRMNRGRHEVGALVRACKANGVTDLLVVHEHRGTPVGLIVSHLPFGPTAYFTLCNVVMRHDIPDLGTASEAKPHLIMHGFSSRLGKRVSDILRYLFPVPKDDSRRVITFANQHDYISFRHHVYKKTNHRNVELTEVGPRFELKLYMIRLGTLEQEATADVEWRWHPYTNTAHKRVFLSAE
- the IMP4 gene encoding U3 small nucleolar ribonucleoprotein protein IMP4 isoform X1 — encoded protein: MWVSPNRFWNRPFFKQQNLVRPLAAFSVEGGSDDCVVPAAPEENSWTHVEVAPRMLRREARLRREYLYRKACEEARRTAQERKDKVRRALEENRLIPTELRREALALQGSLEFDDAGGEGVTNHMDDEYRWAGVEDPKVMITTSRDPSSRLKMFAKELKLVFPGAQRMNRGRHEVGALVRACKANGVTDLLVVHEHRGTPVGLIVSHLPFGPTAYFTLCNVVMRHDIPDLGTASEAKPHLIMHGFSSRLGKRVSDILRYLFPVPKDDSRRVITFANQHDYISFRHHVYKKTNHRNVELTEVGPRFELKLYMIRLGTLEQEATADVEWRWHPYTNTAHKRVFLSAE